A window of Fusarium fujikuroi IMI 58289 draft genome, chromosome FFUJ_chr10 genomic DNA:
AAGGTCAAGAATAGACCTCCTGGCTCCTATATCCCCTTCGCAGCAGGTCCCAGAATGTGCGTGGGCTTTAATTTTGCATTGCAGGAGATCAAGGTGTTTTTGCCGAATCTTGTGTATCGATACAAGTTCAGCTTGGCGCAGGATGGGCCTATTGACTATGATCCGTACTTCCAGCTGATTCGGCCGAATAACTTGTATGTTCAGGCGGAGAAGAGGGTGAAATGGCCACCAAAGTCTGAGTAACGGGTGTGAAGCCGCCGATTGATTGCGTAGCGACTTTCAGGGTACTTAGAGGTTATCCTATAGAAATATGTGTCAGTATCGGTAATCTGTTCAGAACTGATCGTCACCGTCTCGCCAAGTCATCGGACAAAGCCCGCGGACAAGGTCCGAAAATTGTGGTTCACATCCCCGTTTAGGAATagcccaaggagaagagtcATAACAAACATCTCAATTCATTGTTAAATATTTTGCcagtctttcttttccttccaaTTCTTAAATTGACAAAGTCAAGATGGTGCTCacaaaggatgagaaggctctCCATGACCAGGTCAACATCCTGCCTCGCCGCCAATTGATCATTGCCCTCGCTACCCTCTCATCGGCCTTACTCCTTGTTACAATCGATCAAAATGGTATCTCTGTGACTCTCCCCACCATTGCCAGAGATCTCAACGCTGAGGCCACCATATCATGGGCTGGTACTTCCAGTTTGATCGCAAATACTTGTTTCCAGATGCTCTACGGGAGATTATCCGATGTCTTTGGTCGCAAAGTCGTTTTCATTTCTGCCGCTCTGCTTCTCTGTGTTTCGGACCTGCTTTGCTCGTTTAGTCAGAATGCAGTCATGTTTTATGTTTTTCGGGCTCTCGCCGGTATCGGCGGGGGAGGTGTTTTGaacctcaacaacatcatcatctcggaTATTGTCAGTCTCGAGCAGAGGGGAAAGATCCAAGGCATCACTGGTGCCACTGTCGGACTGGGTAATATCATTGGACCCTTCATCGCCGCTGGCATCATGGAGCGATCATCTTGGCGAGGATTCTTCTGGCTTTTGACACCTCTGTCATTCCTCACCGCTGTGCTgtcctttttcttcctcccctcCAAGCCTCCGACTATTAGCTTCAAGGAAGGGATTACCAAGATCGATTGGGTGGGCTCATGGGTATCAGGCGTTGGCATCGTTCTTCTGCTAATCCCTATCTCTGGAGGTAAGATCCCAAGCAACATGGAAGTTGAACACGACTGATTTCGTCATCAAGGAGGTTCATACTTCTCATGGGACTCACCACTGTCAATTAGCTTCCTCGCTGTCGGTGGTTCCTTGTTTCTCGCCTTTATAGGATGGGAATGGAAGATGGCAAAGCTTCCGATGATGCCCGGTAAGTTCGCATACCCGAAGACGTTTGTAACACGCTTCTGACTCAAATACTCTCCAGTTGACATCTACAAGAACTCAAGCATTAGCATCATGCTCGCCCAGAATTTCTTGCTTGGCGCCGTTTACCAGTCCTACCTCTACTACGTCCCTCTGTATCTCCAGAACCCTCACCAGTACAGCGCAATGAAGTCGGCAGCGATATACACTCCATTGGTAGCGGCGCAAATGATTGCTTCTGTTGGTTCGGGACAATACATCAGCCATCGTCTTAGGTATGGCGAGGTGCTCATATTCGGTTTCGCTGTATGGACTCTGTAAGTTGATACCTATCTCCTCCACGTTCTACAACAAGCGCTTACGTCTCCGTCAGAGGAGCAGGCCTGGCTCTACTACTTACAAGACACTCTAGTATCGCTGTGATTGCTGTTATACTGGGCGTTGTCGGACTGGGAGTCGGGTGCATCTTCCAACCTACCTTGATCGCATTACAGGCTCATTCCCCCAAGAGCCGTCGTGCAGTCATCATTTCCAATAGGAATTTCTATCGTTGTATTGGCGGAGCATGCGGTCTTGCTATCTCTGCTGCAGTCCTCCAAGCTCAATTACGTGCTACTCTGCCCACTGAGTACAAGGACCTTGCCAGCTCAACATATGTACTCCCGGAGTCGGTGCGCCAAGTTCCTGCAGTTTTGGATGCCTACATGTCTGCGAGTCACAGCGTGTTCATATTGCAAGTTCCTTTAATTGGCCTATGCTTGCTTGGCACCGCTTTCATCCGGGATCGAGGGCTAGAGCCGGTAAAGGATACTTAGAGCATTGGAATATGGTATTTACACTAGCTACCTATATCTCATGGGTGATTTGACTGTCAAGCTTCATCCATAGGGTACTATCCTTGCTTGGTATTGAAATAATTAGAAGATGCTCAAGGTAAACTGGAACCTCATACAACTAGAGCGCCATAGTTAATACCCAAGGATCAATCGAACGAATAGACGACTGAAGTGACCCCAAACCCCCTAAATCTTGACCATCTTACTATACAATAACTCCTCCCCCGAGGCTAATGTTACAAATGGGGGAGCAGTATTGAATACCCCGCGTGGGTCGTGTTTTttcttgaggctcaagaggaAGCCATAGTTTGGCCCATATGCCCTTCTCAACGTGTTTTGACCAGGAGGCGTTAAGTTGATATAGGTAGTGGGAAGAATGTTGGCCTGGTCAGTTCCTCTGATAGCTTCCATGAAGTCTTTAAGCCATTTATTAGTTCTCTTGACCTTTTCCTCCGAGTCAACGCAACCCAGGAACTCAAGCATGAAATGGCGCTCTGTTGCCGGGAAACAAGATGCCCGAGCTGCCTCTCTGGGAGCCTCTCTGGTGCTGTGAATCGCGAAACCCAGTCCGATCTCATTGGGCATAATGTCGAAATGGTGTGCAATTATGTCGATGACCTGCTCTGTTAATGACAGGACGCTAATGGTACCAACGTTTCCAATCATCCCAGGCATGGCAAAGCTGTCTCTGAAGTCGTCTATCGCGCCCAAGTGCGTTGTACCTTTCACTGTCGTGTGGAAAAACGGGCCAAGCTGTGTGATCTTTTCGATTTCCCTTTTGCGTTGCTCCTGATCTTCGTGGAGCCACATTACTTGACAGAAGGGTGCTTTACCCAGGGGCGTGACAATAAACAAGGGTGCCATATAAAGGCTTTCTGCTGGATCTCTCAACAGTTGACGTTCCGTCTCACGGCAGATATTGGCTACCGTGGTCTTTGTGTCTGACTCGTCGAATATTACATGCCCAGAGAGGAGCTTGCAAGGTCAGGTtagttgttcttgttctgtaTGTGTGCGTATGTGTGTACGATGAAAAAGAGCAATGATAACTAACTTACATTTCCCTGTGGAAATATTCTTATGATTAATTCCACAATAACTCCAAAAccgcctccagctcctcgGATACCTTTGAGGAGGTCAATGTCAGCGTCGATAATACAACCACGCCAATCTACAACTTTGGCTCCGAGGATTGACTCATGCCCCAAGCCATGAAGCCAGGCAAAGGGTCCATATCCTCCATAACAAGACCACCCAACAAACCCAATTGGAGGTACCATGCCCGTTACAGCTGAGTATCCTTTGTTCTGCAAATCGCcaatgagcttctcgaagagaaTACCACCGCCGATTCGGGccgtcttttcatcattgTTTATCTCGCAAAAGGAGATGGAGCGCAAGTCGATGCACACCGAGTTGCTGATTTGCGATTTCCCGAAAAAGTTATTGCCGCCTGATCGTACAGTGAAGGGAATACGGTTGGCAACAAGATATACCACAAGCCTGGCAACTTGCAGAGCATTTTCTGGGCGAACAACAGCCCAGGGTATGCTGTTATTGGTCAAGAGCCCTATGTTGGTCAACTTGGCAAAGTCAGGCGAAGATGGAACAGAATGCGGAATGTCTTTCTGCTCCTGGAGGAACATTTCCAGGGTCGTCTGCTGGGCTGCGGGTGGCTGGTTGTTGAGTTCTTCAAAAGCAGATTTGTCGCCCATTTTATCTAAGCTCGTGGGTCAAATTGAGATGGCAGAGGAGGCGATGCGAGGATAAACGGAATGAATAAATATGTGTGCAGTGAAAAGCCGCCATCATCTTTTGTGTGTATTATATAGGTAAGCTTCAGGCTGTAAACCCAGTCGATAATCTAGGCTACGAATCGTAAAATGCGGGGTATCATCCATGTGGCTATAATCACCGGCTTGAGATGTGTTCCACTGGGTTAGAGTGTTCAATCTTCCCCGGAATCGAATTGCACTAACTTCCTTGACGGGCCTCCCCTCCTAAGTCCGCGGAAGATGCAGCGTGATATCTTCAGGCGTCTCGGCACTAACAGACGGCAGTGAGGATTCCGCCGCACTTCCGCCGCACTAAACTAAAGCCTCTGCAGATCTTCAGGTCATTAGAACTTGATCATATATGGGGCTGTATCTACGTAACTTTGTAGTCAATTGCTCGCTTAAGTATAGGTTTTAGGAGTCAGTACGGCTAGGGACAGGGTATATGCCTCGGCCTCGGTTGGAACGCTATGATTATCCTAGAGCCTGCTCAACAAGGGTCTTTAATGCATTTTGTGGGGTTCAAATACTTGCTCAGTACTAGACGGTCTCAGATTAAGAGGACCCGTACCTGCCGAGGCCTTACCTCGGAGCTGTATGTATGGCTTTcgaattatataaagaatgcagTAATTTCTAGATATGAACCAGGCCGTCGTATTCAATAATCGGCTCTTCAAAATGTGCTTAACGTTCACTATTCAACTATTCTTAGCATGTCCCACTACTGACACATGATTAGGGCAACAAAACTTGTTCTATACGGAGATTACATTTCTCCGTATACTATCAGCACCACGCACGCAATGCTTGAGAAAGGCATAGACTGGGAGTACAGACATGTCAATATTCTTAGGTCCGAGCCTCGAGTAAGTGGTACCCAAGTAACCTTACATGACTGGTTCTGCGACACCATGTGCTGAGTCTTGCGCAGAGTCCTGAGCACCGAAAACGGCACCCATTTGGCAAGATCCCCATTTTAGATGTGGTGAATGATCGAGGGGAGACAGTGCTTCGAATTCGCGGTATGATCTCCAAGACTAAATACTGTCAGCGTAATAGACTGACCTCTAGAAGAAAGCCGGGCAATTGCCCGCTATATTGCCATTGCTTTCCATGGTAAGGGAAATGATCTGATGCCAGATATCAGCAATGTGAGCGCAATGGCTACTTTTGAGGAGGCGGCGTCAATTGAAGCCTCATATCTCGCTACCAAGTCATTCCAATACGGCTCGAGTATAATCATCAGGCCGTAAGTCTTTTCTTTGAGCCACCTGATAACATACTAACCACTCCTATTACCAGTCTATTGGGAGTACCCTCCCTGGACAAAGAGACAATGGAGGACATCTGGAACGGATTAAGTGATGACTTGAAGGCCATAGATGAAATCTTATCTACTCGAAAATATCTCGCTGGGCCTGATTTTACGCTCGCTGACGTCTGGTCGATGCCTTGGGTGTCTACGCTTATTGATTTAAAGGGCGGGCGTGATGGGCTTTTCTCTGATCTACCGCACTTAAGACATTGGTGGGAGAAAGTGAGCGTGAGACCGGCATGGCAGGAGGCTTCTAAGCTGATGCATGAGGCGCTGGAGGCTATGAAGGAGAATGCTGGCAAATCAGCGCAAGGCGATTAACACAGCAGTAACTCGCATTATCTATAGTTATGCACTATTATCAATAGATAAATTATAAACACAATTTAAGTCTAAACATGTCATATTAGCAAAGTGCAAGTGCTAAAGCTAATTAAAGAGTAAAGCTGCGAGATTCTCACTATAATAGATAGtagtaaagttatataagttaggTAAAATGGATAAGAAAATAGACTACATAAAGATGGCCCAGCTTGAACGCTATATAATCTTTCAATACTGCCTTAAGAAACTTATAGACGACCTGGGAACTTCTCCTGTAAGCTAGGCAGAGGAGCCAGGGGGAATTCTAAACTCTTCCACTTGGCAAAAGCTGAAGAAATAGACGCGAGCTTTGGCTGCTCCATACTCAGTTTATCTCGGATATCATGCCTGTGCTGTATCTTACCTCTAAGTGTGAGACAACTAACATTCGAGTCCTTCTCCCATTCGGGGCGAATATCACCTCCAGGTCCTAGTTCGAGAATTCCATTTGCGCCGCATACGATGCAGACAACCCTATTTCCTTCACGAAACTCAATCTTGAGTAGATGACAGTAAGGACAACTGTCGCTCTCTTCAGGCCCTAGGTACTGGGCCTCATCATAGGGCTTTCCCATCTGACTAGCCACGCGacggccaagaagctcagcaCGTGCAAGAGCAGTTCCAGCATCAGCTAATACAGCTCCAGGGCTTGCATACCCTGATAATACAACTTGATCAACCAAACGGGAGTGTATGGGGTACAAGCACGTCTGCATTGTCGCGAGAGCCATTGTCCACTGCTCGGGGAATGTAGGGTTAGACCCGGCCACCGCAATAAACCCGGCCACACGAGGCTTGAAGTCTCGTGGATCAACTTTCAAGTCTTTTACAGACTCATCGCCCGCTTCCTGTCGGCGCTTGAGGTCATAGGCCATGGACACATCAGCATAAGGTCCGAGTATGGCGTCGGCAAGAGCTTTGAGGGTCCCTGCAGGTTGGTGGCTGTACACCGgggtggcgatgatgatggcgtcaGCATCCATGATAGCTTCAAAGGCAGCCTGACGGTCATCTGGCTCTCTCTTGCTGGATTGATATTGTTTTCCATCATCACGATATGGGATCATAGATGGATCGTCCTTGAAGGGTAGGTGCTGTCGTGGGAGTACAACGGCAGGTACATGGATCCATGAGACAGAGATTGACGAGTCGGTGGCAGTAGCAGCCTTCAAGGCTGCTTTGAGTAGGATCTCTGAGTTCCCATTGATAGAGCCATTGCAAAGACCAAGAATGTGCATTGTAAACGCTGTACTTTATAAGAGAATAGATCAGGCTGCAGTAGGGCAATAAGTTACGAAGTTCGTTTCTATATTCCAATCTAGAGATCCTGGCTGGGGCatatataagttattttaCAGATCAAGCCATCCTGGCTTCCCCGCAAA
This region includes:
- a CDS encoding related to tetracycline efflux protein (otrb) translates to MVLTKDEKALHDQVNILPRRQLIIALATLSSALLLVTIDQNGISVTLPTIARDLNAEATISWAGTSSLIANTCFQMLYGRLSDVFGRKVVFISAALLLCVSDLLCSFSQNAVMFYVFRALAGIGGGGVLNLNNIIISDIVSLEQRGKIQGITGATVGLGNIIGPFIAAGIMERSSWRGFFWLLTPLSFLTAVLSFFFLPSKPPTISFKEGITKIDWVGSWVSGVGIVLLLIPISGGGSYFSWDSPLSISFLAVGGSLFLAFIGWEWKMAKLPMMPVDIYKNSSISIMLAQNFLLGAVYQSYLYYVPLYLQNPHQYSAMKSAAIYTPLVAAQMIASVGSGQYISHRLRYGEVLIFGFAVWTLGAGLALLLTRHSSIAVIAVILGVVGLGVGCIFQPTLIALQAHSPKSRRAVIISNRNFYRCIGGACGLAISAAVLQAQLRATLPTEYKDLASSTYVLPESVRQVPAVLDAYMSASHSVFILQVPLIGLCLLGTAFIRDRGLEPVKDT
- a CDS encoding probable glutathione S-transferase produces the protein MCLTATKLVLYGDYISPYTISTTHAMLEKGIDWEYRHVNILRSEPRSPEHRKRHPFGKIPILDVVNDRGETVLRIRESRAIARYIAIAFHGKGNDLMPDISNVSAMATFEEAASIEASYLATKSFQYGSSIIIRPLLGVPSLDKETMEDIWNGLSDDLKAIDEILSTRKYLAGPDFTLADVWSMPWVSTLIDLKGGRDGLFSDLPHLRHWWEKVSVRPAWQEASKLMHEALEAMKENAGKSAQGD
- a CDS encoding related to 6-hydroxy-D-nicotine oxidase, which produces MGDKSAFEELNNQPPAAQQTTLEMFLQEQKDIPHSVPSSPDFAKLTNIGLLTNNSIPWAVVRPENALQVARLVVYLVANRIPFTVRSGGNNFFGKSQISNSVCIDLRSISFCEINNDEKTARIGGGILFEKLIGDLQNKGYSAVTGMVPPIGFVGWSCYGGYGPFAWLHGLGHESILGAKVVDWRGCIIDADIDLLKGIRGAGGGFGVIVELIIRIFPQGNLLSGHVIFDESDTKTTVANICRETERQLLRDPAESLYMAPLFIVTPLGKAPFCQVMWLHEDQEQRKREIEKITQLGPFFHTTVKGTTHLGAIDDFRDSFAMPGMIGNVGTISVLSLTEQVIDIIAHHFDIMPNEIGLGFAIHSTREAPREAARASCFPATERHFMLEFLGCVDSEEKVKRTNKWLKDFMEAIRGTDQANILPTTYINLTPPGQNTLRRAYGPNYGFLLSLKKKHDPRGVFNTAPPFVTLASGEELLYSKMVKI